Genomic window (Nitrospirota bacterium):
CCGTTCCTGAAGCATCAGGCTGACTGTCTGAGGAGAGATGCTGTTTACTTCAAGATGTCCCGGCAGTTTAACATTCTCTTCTGAAAACGTAAAAACATTCATGCCATTTTTAGATTTACTCATATTCAACTCAAGGGTGATGTCATTCTTTCCAAGCCCGTCAATGATCCTTTCATATCCTTCTATGCCTACACTTACCTTATCAGGCGAAACAGTTAACTCAAGCCCCGGCGGCATGTTAACAAACTGAATCGGCACCTGAACGACCGTCTCGATCTGGCTGCTCGTGATAACAAAGAACCAGAGGCCGACAGCAAAGACGAGCGATACCAGTTTCAGCCATATATTTGTAAAGAAGAATTCCTTTATCATCTCTTTTTAACCTTGGTCGTGCTGAAGCTCTCTGTAAGAAAATCCCTGAGCTTGCCTGAATCCATATTCTTCATTATCTTGCCTCCTATGGCAACAGAGATCGTCCCTGTCTCCTCGGACACTATTACCACAACAGCATCGGTCTCTTCCGTAAGCCCTATGCCGGCCCTGTGCCTTGTGCCGAAAGACTTTGAGAGTTTCGAGCTTAATGTCAGCGGCAGGAAGCACCCGGCGGATATAATGCGGTTGCCCCGTATGACCACCGCGCCGTCGTGAATGGGCGAAGATGTATGAAAGATGCTTAATAGGATCTCCTGCGAGACCTTTGCGTCAAGCTGCGTGCCTATCTCCATTATCTCGTCAAGGCTGTTCTCTCTTTCAATTACCATGAGCGCGCCCATCTCCCGGTTCGCAAGAGATATTGCCGCCTTCACTATCTCTTCACGCGACCTGAGCCCTTCCGCGCTTGAGAATGAAGGCAGGAACTTCGCCTTGCCCATATGCGCCAGCGCCTTCCTGATCTCAGGCTGGAAGAGTATGATGACCGCAAGGACGATCTGCGCCCAGAGCGTCTGGATTATCCAATCCATCGTATAGAGCTTGAGCCGGCCGGAGAAGAGGAATACGGCAAAGATGACCGACAGCCCTATAAGCATATGCGCTGCCCTGGTCCCCTTGATTATCAGAAGGAGACGGTAGAGTATCGCCGCTACAATAATAATATCAAGGATGTCCTGCCATTTTACGAGTTTCAGTATTTCCATAATTAGTGAATATTATAGCAGGTTTTTATTTTGAATTAAGGAAAATATCAGTCGCTAAACCTGCCGCTACCATACATAAGGGCCGCGCATGTCATAAATGAAATGGCCGTCGATCGTATAGTCATCTCCTTCCCAGTCCGGGGGCAATGGCCAAAAAGGGGATGCATCCTTCACAGCCTTCATTGCGGCATTATCAAGCTCGACATAACCTGACGGCCTTACTATCTCCATTTCACCAAGCGTGCCGTCTCTTTTTATAACAAATCTCATATTAAGGTCACCTGCCCTCCCGCGCTTTTTAGCTTCCTCGGGATACTGCCATATACCCTCTATCTTCTCTTTCAAAGACCTCATATAGCCCCTGAACTTGAGGTCTGAAGTGTCAAAAGAGATAACCTTTCTCTCTGAAGATACCCCCTCTCCGCGCTTCTCTATCTTTGCTCTGTCATAGAGCGAGGATTCACCCGCAAGATAGGGGCCTTTTTTCTCAGTTTTTGAAGAAGCGTCAGCAGCAGTTGTTTTGCTTTCAGCCCCTGAATCAGCCTTGTCAACGGCAGCTGATTCAGCAACATCCTCTGAGACCTTTTTTGAATCACCATCACCAAACATCGTCTCAGGCTTGACCGTAGGAATGTACTCGGAAGGTTTTTGTAATTTCAGCGGAGTCTCTTTCCTTGTCTTCTGTATTACACTCTGTGGAATTATGGTTTCAGGAAGGTCCCTGTCAGCCTTAGGCGGGGATACAATATCTACATTGAATACCTGCGTTATCCCCTTCTGTGTAAGGTATGTTTCAGATAATAAGGCAAGAAGGATGAGATGCGCTAAAACAGATATGGCTACAGATATTGCTAAATAACGATAAGGTTTCAATTCTAACGCCCGGTTTGAGCACTCCTTTTTCTCCGGCAATCTCGGCACAGAAGAAAAAGAAAGGCCTGTGAACCCATCATCGGCAAAAAGAGGATCTCACAGGCCTTCACTCTGGTTATAGTTCTCTGTGCTCGGGAACCCTTACGGTAAGCACCGGACATGGGGCCTTTCTTACGACCCTTTCCGCCGTGCTTCCAAAGAGCAGCCTGTCGAGGCCTGTCCTGCCGTATGTGCCCATAACGATCAGATCGATCTTTTCTTCAGCCGCAATTTTGAGCGTCTCCTCATGAGGGATGCCCTTGACGACCCTCTTTTCCACATTGGGCAGCGCCCTGACCTCCTCTATGCAGCAATTCTCGATCTCATCCATTGCCCACTTGTCCAGTTCCCTGTAAAGCTCATCCGCAGAGATATGCGGGACATGCGCATCCGTTGCTTTCATGACATCATAGATGACATGAAGGATATAAAGCTTGGCATTATACTGCTTTGCAAGATCCGCTGCGTAATGCAGCGCGTTGTCAGAGCCTTCAGAAAAATCCGTGGGGAAAAGAATACGTTCGATCTTCATACTTTACACCTCCTGAAATAAATTAATAATTAATGATAAAAATATATAAACAACAGTATCCGGATTATGAATTAAGGTCGTATATTGCCTTGAGCCCTTTAAATGTAAGGCCGGGGTCAATCCTGTTTTTTGACCTGATATACGGCGCTATCATATCAGCGCGCCCTCCGGTCACTATTACAGTATAATCCAAGCCGGTCTCTTTTTCTATATCTGCGATTATCCTGTCAACAGCCCCGGCATGTCCGATGATTATACCTGAAAGTATAGCATCAGTTGTGCTATCCCCCAAAATTTTTTCAGGGGCCTTGATATTTATCTCAGGCAGTTTTGATGTATTGCCGGCAAGCGCCTTTGCCGATATATCAATGCCGGGCATTATAACCCCGCCCGTAAATCCGCCCTCTTCAGTGACGACGCTGAATGTCGTTGCTGTCCCGAAGTCAACGACTATCTTGTTCCCTTTATAAAGCCTGTTGGCCGCCGCCGCATTGGCAAGCCTGTCAGAACCTACTCCCTCAGGATTTTTTATATGCAGTTTCAACCCTGTCATTTTCACATGATCGACAATCACCGGTTCAAGGTTGAATACCTTTCTGACGGCATCGGCCAGCAATGGAGTGACATCTGTAACAACTGAAGATATCACAGCCCCTTCAGGGTTGCCGGCTTTTTGCCGGGCAAAAAAGTCCTTCAGCATCCCGCATAATTCATCAGCCGTGCCCTGTCGCAAACTGACAGTGCTTAACCTTAAAATATCCATGACGCCTTCATCGTAAAAACAGGCCTTAATACTTGTATTCCCTGCGTCTATAAGTAAGAGCATAATTATAATGAAAGACTTTATTCCTTAATTTTTTTCAGCACTGTCACATCTCCGGCATTCACTATTTCATAACCGCCTGAAGGAAGTTTTATGATAAGCGCACCTGTATCATCAATATCCTCTGCGATCCCGGATATGACCTTATCATACATTTTGACAGAAACATTTTGCCCGAGGGTTGAGCTGAACTCGCGCCATTTTTGAAGCATGGAATCCTTACCGCCTGCAAGGACGGCCTTATACCATTTTTCGAGTTCAGCGAGTATCTTGCCGAAAAGTTCCACTCTGTCTATCGTTCTTCCGCACTCTTCGGACAGTGATGTTGAAAAAGGCTTAATATCTTCGGGGAAGATCGACGGATCCATGTTTACATTTATGCCGATGCCTACCGCAACAAATTTTATTTTATCATCATATGTCTTCATATCAAGAAGTATGCCCCCTGTCTTTCTGCCGTCAACAAGAAGGTCGTTAGGCCACTTTATCTCCGCATTCAGGCTGGTGAAGTTTCTGATCGCGGATACACATGCGACCGCAGCTGTCAATGTTAATAACGGCGCTTCAATGGCAGGGAAGCCGGGCTTCAGAAGCGCTGTGAAATAAAGGTTTACGCCGGGAGGAGATATCCAGTTACGACCCATCCTTCCCCTGCCTGCTGTTTGAGAATCAGCAACAACAATGATCCCTTCAGGTCTTTCGTTTTCTTCATCTATCTTCATCACAAGGTCATTCGTTGAGGCGGTTGAACTGACAAATATCACATCCCTTCCCAGTATATCTCCCTTAAATGCAGCCTTGATATCCTCTTCAAACGAATTCGCATATGTCATGTTTATAAAACCTTTTCCTTCCATTCACATTCATCAAACAGAATACATTGGGCGCAGACAGGCCTTCTTGCCTTGCAGGTCTCCCTGCCGTGAAGGATCAGCGCAAGATTAAGCGCTGTCAATTTATTCTTCGGGAACTGCTCTGCAAGCTCATATTCAACCTTCTCAGGATCATTGGAGTGCGCGATCCCCAGCCTGTTCGATACCCTCAAAACATGAGTGTCAACGGCGATGGCTTGTTTGCCGAATGCGCTTCCCAAAACCACATTGGCGGTTTTTCTTCCGACACCCGGCAGGGTGATCAGCTGCTCCATCGTCTCAGGCACCCTGCCGTCAAATTCTCCCATAATCTTTTTACAGCATTCTATGATACTCTTCGCCTTGTTCCTGTAAAAGCCGGTCGGCCTGATATCCTGCTCAAATCTCTTCAGGTCTGCAGAAGCATAATCCGAAGCAGACCTGTATTTTCTGAAGAGGGCCTTCGTAACTTCATTCACCCTTTTGTCAGTGCACTGGGCTGAGAGTATTGTTCCGATGAGGAGTTCCAGCGGAGTTTTAAAATCAAGCGACGTCTTGGGGTCAGGATATTTTTTTATTAAAAGCCTTGCTATCTTCTTCGCGTCAGCCACGTTCTATTCCGCCGGTAATATCCTGACTTCTATTCTGCCCTTCAGCCCCCGGGCAAATCTCTCTGCATCATCAATGCTGCCGACGACTGAACCATAGTGCATGGGAATGGCTACTTTTGGATTAATATCTATAGCTGCTTTAACAGCCTCTTCAGCAGTCATCACATATGTTCCCGATACCGGCAGCAGCGCTATATCAGCTTTAAACCCTTTCATCTCAGAAATATAGTCCGTATCGCCTGCTATATATATACTCTTGCCGTTCAGTGTGAAGATATACCCCACCCAGCTGTTTCCTTTCGGATGGAACTTCTTATTCGTGTTATACGCGGGCACAGCTTCAATGCTGATCCCTTCAACCGTAATCTTGTCACCGGGCTTAATGAACCTTACATCTCCGGAAAGCTTCGCCGCGCAGTCAGGTGTTGCTATTATTACAGTCTTCCTGCCTGAGACCTTCTCAACATCCGCGGCAGAACAGTGGTCACGATGCTCATGGGTAATCAGAATGATATCAGCCGTATCCTTCTTTTTTATCTGGAACGGGTCTGTGTATATCACCTTTTCCCCGACTATCTTAAACGTGTCATGCCCAAGCCAACGTATGTTATCTGTCATCTTATCGCCCTCCTCCCCGCCTGCATTGAGAGATGCGGAAGTTATGAATATGAATAAAAGCAGAATGTGGAAAATATCTCTTTTCTTCACGGCTTTCCTCTTAAAGATTAAAAGATTATATCACATAACATCCTGGATTATAATGGCTCAACAAGACATGCATGGACGATTTTTACATAAGATCATTTATATATAATTCATGATATCTATACATCGCATATGATATCCTATTATCAAATAAGCGATAAAATATTTTTGCTGAATTTATAATGGTGCCCTTAATGTTAAGACATGACCTGACGATAAGAAATATCTTAATTCTTATCATCTCCCTGTTGCTCTTTCCACACACCTCTCTTGCCGATGCCGGAAAGATATTCAAAGATAACAATGATGCCGTGGTAGTTATCAAAACCTATGACAAAAAAAACAATCCGCTGGGCCAGGGAAGCGGATTTATCATAAGCAAGAACGGGGCGATCGTAACAAACCACCATGTAATAGAAGGCGCTGGCAGCATCTACGTAAAGATAGATAACAAGGCGGTAAAGGTCGAAGAGATAATCAGTGACGATAAAGAGAATGACCTTGCTGTTCTTAAGGTAAGGGCCGGCAATTATCCCGTAGTGACACTCGGAAGCATTGATAATATAGCGATTGGTGAGAATGTATATGTGATCGGCAGCCCTCAGGGCCTTGAGAACACTATCTCAGACGGCATACTGAGCGGGATAAGGGAGATGGCACCGGGCAAAAAGGTGCTTCAGATCACCGCCCCTATCTCCCAGGGCAGCAGCGGGGGCCCTGTATTTAACGAGGAAGGCCGGGTCGTCGGGGTTGTGACCTTTCTGCTTATGAAGGCGCAGAACCTCAACTTTGCCATGCCGATAGACCTTGTCAGTTACAGCGCAGGCACAAAAAGGTCCTTGGATATCAATATCCTGAAACCGGATGAGACAGCAGCGAAAAAGACCGAATACACACCTGCCTCTTACGAAAACTCCTCCATGAGGATCACAACATCAGACGATATAAATAAAAAAGCTCCTGCGGAAGAGGCGGAGCACTGGTATAAACTCGGGCTTTCATATGGAAAAACAAAGATGCGTAAAGAGGAGATAACCTCTTATAAAAAAGCTGTCAAACTGAACCCCGAACACGCGATGGCCCATTATAATCTCGGCCTGGCGTACAGCGATCTGGGCATTTATGATGAATCAATAAAAGCCTTTGAAGAGGCGGTAAAGCTCATGCCTGAATATGCAGAGGCCATTTACAATCTCGGCCTTGCCTATCTGAACGTCAACAATAAAGAGTCATCTCTTCTGCAATATAACAAACTGAAAGAGATCGACCCCAAACTCTCAGAAAAACTGATGGAACAGATAAAGAGCCTGTCTCATTGATTTAATACAACATACTTATGACCTATACAGCCCTGCTTTCATCTGTCCCTTTTGAGTCTGAACTCTTGCTGGCAGAACTCAGATCTGTCCTAAAGACAAGCGTTGCCGGCAGAGATGTTTATCAGGGGAAACTCTTCAACAAAGATATCCTGCTGATGAATACCGGGATCGGCAAGGTCAATGCAGCGCTTTCTGCCGCTGCGCTCCTTGAGAATTTTACGATAAAGCTCATTGTCAATACAGGGATAGGAGGCGCGTACCCCAACTCCGGACTTAAGGCAGGAGATATCGCCATTGCCGCAAAAGAGATATACGGCGATGAAGGAGTGATGACATCAAGAGGGAACGAAGGCTTGAAAAAGATCGGCATACCCCTTGTCGAGATCGGGAAGAGGCAATATTTCAATGAATTCCCTCTTAATAAAAATCTCTTCAATACGGCCGCCGGCATGGCATTGCGCATCACGCAAATAAAGACAGGTAATTTTGTGACCGTATCAGCAGCAACAGCCACACATGAATTGGCCCTTCAGCTTGAAAAGAAATTCCATGCTCTCTGTGAGAACATGGAAGGAGCTGCTGTAGCGCACGTCTGTACGGTATACGGAATATCAATGCTTGAACTGAGAGGGATAAGCAATATTGCGGGGATACGCGACAAGAGAAAATGGAATATAAAACTCGCAGCTGAGAACTGTCAGAAGGCTGTGCTTGAGATAATAAAATCTTAATCCAACGCCATAGATCTGCGTGATCAGTCTAAATACAAAAAAACCAGGCATCATTCAGCTTTTACATCAAAATCCTGTGCTTGTTCTGCTTTTCACCCTTAGCCTTATCATAAAGTTAATACCTGTAATATTTTTCGATCCGGCAACCACCAACTCAGATGAGGCAGTCATGGGCCTGATGGGCCTTCACGCTTCACAAGGCAGCTTCCCCCTCTTCTTCTATGGCCAGGCTTACGGCGGCGGGCCTCAGTACCTGCTTGTTATTATTTTATTCAAACTCTTCCCGCCGTCAATTGCGCTCCTTCGCCTTTCAAGCGTTATTCTGCTTTTAGCCACAGAAGTGATTTTCTACAGCCTGCTTAAACATATATACAAAGAAAATGCGAAGAGGTTTTTGGCGCTGGCCGCGTTCATGTTTTCATCAAGTTATTTCACTGTCTTCTTTTCCGGTGTTTATGAAACCCACCTCAATAACGTTTTTTTCTGCGCGGCCCTTGCATACCTTTATTTATCACACGATGAAATCTTCTCACGCCCCATCGCCAAAGGACTTGTCCTTGGAATGGGCTTCTGGGTTTCAGATGTAGTGGTTGTCTTTCTTCTCGCTCTTTTGCCTCCAATGTTCCTGAAACGGCCGGTTCTCAAATTTAAGCCTGCGGAGATTTCAGCTTTTGTTCTATCTTTTATCGCAGGGGCCTTGCCGAAATTATATTACCTTATCAACCCTGAGGCATGGTATGTCTCGGTACGGGCAGGGGCGTTTCATCCGGCAGGGCTTGAACTGTCCTTTGCTAAGTTTTTGGTGCTGGTTTTAAGGTCCCTTCCGCAATATTTTTTCAATGATGTCATCCATCCGTTATCCATCCAATATCTTGCCTACGCCCTCATATGTTTTTCAATCATGGCATCAAGTTACTATTTGTTAAGGTCCGTAATGACACGTGACGACAGCGCCGGGATCCCGCTTTACTTCGGGCTGGTATTTTATTTCATTATGTCAGCGGATATCATCAGCGATAATGACTACGGAACGATCACCCGATACCTCTTTCCATGTCAATTTTTCATCTCTATCTCTATAGCAAACCTTATCGGCGCCCCTTTTGCGCTGAAGAAGGCCGGCTCAGGGATTCGTTACGCGCTTGCGGCGATGGTGCTGATCTCCGGACTTTTCTCAACAGCCGGCGCTTACTATGATTATGCCCTTAAACCGGATAAAAGCATCTATGAAGTTATTGAAGCGCTGGATATAAATAAATGTGAATCCGGATTTGCCGATTACTCGGCAGCCTACAAGATATCTTTTCTTACACAAGAACGGATAAAACTCTCGACACTTCAGAGCGTCAGGATAAAATCATATGATGAAGAGGCTAAAAAAGCAGGGCACAAATGTTATCTTTTTGCAAATAAGAACGATTTTGACAAATGGGAATCATCACGATCTTCAAGCATGAGCAGCATAAACAGCGAAAAAGCAGGAAAGTATCTTATGGTTATTGAAGACAACTTGTAAAAAAGATTATTCCAGAGAGTCAGCCCCCGATCCTTGACATCGGCTTAAGCAGCACTGATCCGTCCCTGCAGGATATATTATGTTTCTCAGGTTTTACCTCGATTGAATGCCTTATCAGCTTTTCAATCTCAGTATCTGACGCCCCGCTTCTGAGCGCTCCCTTCATGTCCACCTCTGTATCGGAAAAGAGGCATGGCCTGAGCTTCCCGTCTGCTGTAAGCCTTAATCGGTTGCAGTCCTTGCAGAATTCATGTGTGACAGCGTTTATAAAGCCTACTACACCGGGGGCTTCATCAAAGCGGAAGTACCTTGCAGGCCCTGACCTCCGCAAACGCACAGGCGTAAGACGCCCGACTTTTTCAACTATCGACTTTATCTCATCGACAGGGATATATTTCTCAGGGCTCCAGTTCTCTCTTGCCCCGATCGGCATGAATTCGATGAACCTTACCTGGTAAGCATTGCTGAGTGTAAGCCTTGCAAAGTCCTCTATCTCGTCATCATTAAACCCCCTGATCGGCACCATGTTGATCTTGACGGGCCTCAGGCCCACACTCTCGGCCTTCCGGATGCCTCTCATGACAGGGTCAAGAGAGCCCCCTCTTGTTATCTCCCTGTATTTTTCAGGGATCATAGAGTCCATGCTTACGTTTACTCTGTCAAGCCCGGCCTCCGCAAGCTCAGCGGCAAATTTTTCGAGCAGCACCCCGTTTGTGGTCAGGCTTAGATTCTCTATGCCTTTGATCTGCCTGAGTGAAGAGATAAGGCCGGCAACACCCTTTCTGGCAAGAGGTTCCCCTCCTGTTATCCTGACCTTTCTGATGCCGATTGGAACAGCCAGCGTAACTATTCTTACAATCTCGTCGTAGCTGAGAATATCACTATGGCTGACATGCTCTACCCCCTCTGAAGGCATGCAGTATATACACCTGAGGTTGCACCTGTCAGTTATCGAGATGCGGAGATAATCAATGGTTCTTCCGTGGGGATCATTCACTTGCGCTTACAGTCGCTCTGGCGCGGCGCCCAGCTTCTTCCTTGCGACGGCTGCCTCTTTAGAATCGGGGAACAAGTCAATGAGGCTCTTTAATATAAGATCTCCTGTCTCACTGTCATTAAGCTCATAAAAGGCAAGGCCCTGTTTTAATCTTGCAGAAGGTATCTTGTCGCTATCAGGGTACTTCTTCAAAAGCTCTTCATAGGCGAGGATGGAATCTTCATACATCTTTTCCTTGAAAAAGCACTCTCCTATCCAGAACTTTGCGTTGTCCGAATATTCATTTTCTTTGAAGTCCTTTATGACGGACATGAACTTGGCTCTTGCATCTTTATATTTTCCTGCCTTGAAAAGTTCCGAAGCGGAATTGTAAACATCCTTTACATCAGCCGGCCCCGCCTCTTTGGTAATGTCAGTCTTTTTTGCATCCGTCTTTATTTTTTCTGTTTTATCTGTTTCCGGCTTTTTTGTATCTGTTTTTTTTACGTCCGGTTTTTTGGTGTCTGTCTTTTGTGTAACATTCTTTTTTGAAGGGATACGCCTTGACTCAGTTGCGGCAACCTTCTCGTTTAAATAGTCCTGCTCTGACCTTAACTTTTCAATTTCTGTTATCATTTCATCAATTTTAATTTCATTTGTTCTTATTTTTTCTATTTCTAACCGTATCTCATCTATTTTTGATCCATCAGTTCTTGTTTTATCCATCTCTGATCTTATTTCATCCATCCCGGCCTTTATCTCATCCAGTTTGGATTTCAGGTCTTCCAGCAGGACTGCCTGGCCGCTTATCTCAGCAGCAAGCAGCTCCCTTTTTTCCGCCTCATCCCTGAGGTCTTTTTCATAGAGATGCTGTGATTCATCAAGCCGGCCTGTTATCTGCTGAACATCGCCGGACAAAGACTGCATCTTCATGAATAGATTTGAGACAGCCCTTGCGGTAGCTTCCTGTGAATCTTTTGTCCCCTCGATCTTTTCACTGAACTGTTTCTCGCTCTTGGGCATCTCGCTCTCAATGATTTGTGACCTTCTGCCCAGCTCCTCAACCTTTTTCTCCAGCTCGCCGACACTGTACTGCATCTTGCCGATATCCTGGGTCGAAGCGCACGCAGAGAGCGTAAAGATAATGATAATGACAAAGGCATTGAGCAAGAAATCAGAAGCTTTTTTATTCGGTGACAACAAAGTGATCTCTCCTGTTAAGCTGCCAGCAGTTTTCATCCTGTACAGTACAGGCAGGTTTTTCCTCGCCGTATGTGATGGCTGTAATGCGTGAGGAAGAGACGCCTACAAGCGCAAGGTACTCGCCTGCTGCCCTCGCCCTCTTCTCGCCCAACGCAAGATTGTATTCATTGGTGCCCCTTTCATCGCAGTGGCCCTCGATTATCAGATTTGTCTTGCTGTGTTTCACAAGCCATGAGGCGATCACATCAAGCTGGGCGCGGCCGTCATCCCTCAAATTATATTGGTCGTAATCAAATAACACATCCTTGAACACAAGGTCTATCTCTTTTCTGACAGCGGCGTCATTGAGGTCGATCTCCTTGATATTATCTTCGCTGATGACCGATTCAGTGATAACATTTTCACCTGTTTCAGCCCCCTTTTTGTCCTTAGTTTCAGTAACAGTGACAGCGGCCTCTTCACATGTCCCGTCTCCGCCGAAAAGATCCTGCGTGCACCTTGCGGCATCATTAAAGGGCCCATCCTTCCGAACCTGCTGTGCACACCCGGCAACCAGAACCATCAGTAAAAGAATCAGAATTTTTTTCATCTCTTTTTATCCTCCATATTTATTGTCAAGTTTGCGTTAAGCTGTCATTTATCAGTTAAGATAAGGCGACCATCGTGGAATAAGCGCCCTCACCTTGTCAGACGTTATCTTCCTCTGGCCTTCTCCGTTTATACGCATTACGTAAATACCACGGCCCTTCTTCCTGTCAGAGTCAAAAGCTATGAAAAGGCCGTTCGGTGAAAATGTGGGGTTCTCATTGTTCCCTTCATAAGTAAGCTGCCTTGAGCCGGTTCCATCAGATTTTATCACGAATATCTGATTTTTACCATCAGTTCTGCTCACAAAAGCTATCCATTTTCCGTCAGGCGACCACGCAGGCGACTGGTTGTAGCTCCCTTCGAATGTAAGCCTCTTCAGGTTTTTCCCGTCAGGATCCATGATGTATATCTGCGGGGTTCTGCCCCTGTCAGAGACAAAGGCTATTTTTGAACCATCCGGAGAAAAAGCGGGAGATATGTCGATGCCGATGGAAGTCGTGATCTTTTTGACATCCCCCCCGCCGGCTCTCATTGTATATATTTCCGGGCTTCCGTCTTTTGAAGATGAGAATGCGACAAGGCCGCCATGCGCGCTGCCCACGAGATTGATCCCGCCTGATGAAAATATCTGATCCCTCACTCCCTGTTTAATGTTAAGCCTTAAGATCCTCCACTGCCTGCTTCTTTCGGCAGAATAATAAATGTAATTGCCATCCTCAGACCAGCTGTGTACAAGCGGGAGTCCCTTTGATTCAATAACGCTTGAATTATATCCGTCCCAGTCCATGAGATGAAGTTCTTTCTCACCTCCTGCGTCAACAATATAGGTGAATTTCGTTCTGAAGCTGCCCGTCTGGCCTGTGATGATCATGAAGACATCATTTGCTATCGAGTGGCCCAGCGCCCTCACGCTGTTCTTTGATGCCTCATACTTTTTATCCATCAGCGTGCCGCCTGCCAGGAGATCCCTGACAACGGCCACGGCTTTGATATTCCCGTCTTCTTCCATGGTTATATCTATCGCCATCTCCGCGCCGCCCAGCTCCGGAGCGACATCAGAGAATATTCCTGTCAGATAGAGGTCGTTCTTTACAACTTCTTCAACGGTTTTGGCATCCGCACTTCCGGTTGAGGTTATTGTGATTGGTATCTCACTCCAAGTGGGGGAAGTTATATCAATATAGACCTTTGCCTCTGATAAAGAGAAAAAGGTAAATACCGATAAAATTACAGAACAAATACAATATATGTATTTTTTATTTTTTTTCATCCTATTCTTCCACC
Coding sequences:
- the mqnB gene encoding futalosine hydrolase — its product is MTYTALLSSVPFESELLLAELRSVLKTSVAGRDVYQGKLFNKDILLMNTGIGKVNAALSAAALLENFTIKLIVNTGIGGAYPNSGLKAGDIAIAAKEIYGDEGVMTSRGNEGLKKIGIPLVEIGKRQYFNEFPLNKNLFNTAAGMALRITQIKTGNFVTVSAATATHELALQLEKKFHALCENMEGAAVAHVCTVYGISMLELRGISNIAGIRDKRKWNIKLAAENCQKAVLEIIKS
- a CDS encoding trypsin-like peptidase domain-containing protein; translation: MLRHDLTIRNILILIISLLLFPHTSLADAGKIFKDNNDAVVVIKTYDKKNNPLGQGSGFIISKNGAIVTNHHVIEGAGSIYVKIDNKAVKVEEIISDDKENDLAVLKVRAGNYPVVTLGSIDNIAIGENVYVIGSPQGLENTISDGILSGIREMAPGKKVLQITAPISQGSSGGPVFNEEGRVVGVVTFLLMKAQNLNFAMPIDLVSYSAGTKRSLDINILKPDETAAKKTEYTPASYENSSMRITTSDDINKKAPAEEAEHWYKLGLSYGKTKMRKEEITSYKKAVKLNPEHAMAHYNLGLAYSDLGIYDESIKAFEEAVKLMPEYAEAIYNLGLAYLNVNNKESSLLQYNKLKEIDPKLSEKLMEQIKSLSH
- a CDS encoding universal stress protein, whose product is MKIERILFPTDFSEGSDNALHYAADLAKQYNAKLYILHVIYDVMKATDAHVPHISADELYRELDKWAMDEIENCCIEEVRALPNVEKRVVKGIPHEETLKIAAEEKIDLIVMGTYGRTGLDRLLFGSTAERVVRKAPCPVLTVRVPEHREL
- a CDS encoding MBL fold metallo-hydrolase — protein: MTDNIRWLGHDTFKIVGEKVIYTDPFQIKKKDTADIILITHEHRDHCSAADVEKVSGRKTVIIATPDCAAKLSGDVRFIKPGDKITVEGISIEAVPAYNTNKKFHPKGNSWVGYIFTLNGKSIYIAGDTDYISEMKGFKADIALLPVSGTYVMTAEEAVKAAIDINPKVAIPMHYGSVVGSIDDAERFARGLKGRIEVRILPAE
- a CDS encoding energy transducer TonB, with the translated sequence MKPYRYLAISVAISVLAHLILLALLSETYLTQKGITQVFNVDIVSPPKADRDLPETIIPQSVIQKTRKETPLKLQKPSEYIPTVKPETMFGDGDSKKVSEDVAESAAVDKADSGAESKTTAADASSKTEKKGPYLAGESSLYDRAKIEKRGEGVSSERKVISFDTSDLKFRGYMRSLKEKIEGIWQYPEEAKKRGRAGDLNMRFVIKRDGTLGEMEIVRPSGYVELDNAAMKAVKDASPFWPLPPDWEGDDYTIDGHFIYDMRGPYVW
- a CDS encoding TIGR00159 family protein, with product MEILKLVKWQDILDIIIVAAILYRLLLIIKGTRAAHMLIGLSVIFAVFLFSGRLKLYTMDWIIQTLWAQIVLAVIILFQPEIRKALAHMGKAKFLPSFSSAEGLRSREEIVKAAISLANREMGALMVIERENSLDEIMEIGTQLDAKVSQEILLSIFHTSSPIHDGAVVIRGNRIISAGCFLPLTLSSKLSKSFGTRHRAGIGLTEETDAVVVIVSEETGTISVAIGGKIMKNMDSGKLRDFLTESFSTTKVKKR
- the nth gene encoding endonuclease III, coding for MADAKKIARLLIKKYPDPKTSLDFKTPLELLIGTILSAQCTDKRVNEVTKALFRKYRSASDYASADLKRFEQDIRPTGFYRNKAKSIIECCKKIMGEFDGRVPETMEQLITLPGVGRKTANVVLGSAFGKQAIAVDTHVLRVSNRLGIAHSNDPEKVEYELAEQFPKNKLTALNLALILHGRETCKARRPVCAQCILFDECEWKEKVL
- a CDS encoding biotin--[acetyl-CoA-carboxylase] ligase; protein product: MTYANSFEEDIKAAFKGDILGRDVIFVSSTASTNDLVMKIDEENERPEGIIVVADSQTAGRGRMGRNWISPPGVNLYFTALLKPGFPAIEAPLLTLTAAVACVSAIRNFTSLNAEIKWPNDLLVDGRKTGGILLDMKTYDDKIKFVAVGIGINVNMDPSIFPEDIKPFSTSLSEECGRTIDRVELFGKILAELEKWYKAVLAGGKDSMLQKWREFSSTLGQNVSVKMYDKVISGIAEDIDDTGALIIKLPSGGYEIVNAGDVTVLKKIKE
- a CDS encoding type III pantothenate kinase, producing MLLLIDAGNTSIKACFYDEGVMDILRLSTVSLRQGTADELCGMLKDFFARQKAGNPEGAVISSVVTDVTPLLADAVRKVFNLEPVIVDHVKMTGLKLHIKNPEGVGSDRLANAAAANRLYKGNKIVVDFGTATTFSVVTEEGGFTGGVIMPGIDISAKALAGNTSKLPEINIKAPEKILGDSTTDAILSGIIIGHAGAVDRIIADIEKETGLDYTVIVTGGRADMIAPYIRSKNRIDPGLTFKGLKAIYDLNS